A region of Sphingomonas crusticola DNA encodes the following proteins:
- a CDS encoding SDR family oxidoreductase, whose translation MDLGIAGRTALVCASSQGLGRGCAEALAAEGVRVVINGREEGRLNQVAREITAATGAEVIPVVADVGTESGRAALLAAAGSIDILVNNNGGPPAADFATLGHDQLLAGIEANMLTPIALAQAVIPAMVERRFGRIVNITSGSVKMPLPGLDLSSGARLGLTGFLAGVARQVAYANVTINGLLPGAFDTARIHTLDTKRAAETGDRVEDVAARRMEAIPAKRLGKPDEFGAVCAFLCSVHAGYITGQNILLDGGAFPGVL comes from the coding sequence ATGGATCTGGGGATTGCGGGCAGAACGGCATTGGTGTGCGCTTCGAGCCAGGGTCTTGGTCGCGGCTGTGCGGAGGCGCTGGCTGCTGAAGGCGTGCGGGTCGTCATCAACGGCAGAGAGGAAGGGCGGCTCAACCAGGTTGCGCGTGAAATTACGGCCGCGACGGGGGCAGAGGTCATCCCGGTCGTAGCGGATGTCGGAACGGAGAGTGGCCGCGCGGCCTTGCTCGCCGCTGCCGGGAGCATCGACATTCTCGTCAACAATAATGGCGGCCCGCCAGCCGCCGACTTCGCGACCCTCGGCCACGATCAGCTGCTTGCTGGGATCGAGGCGAATATGCTGACGCCGATAGCGCTGGCGCAGGCGGTGATCCCCGCCATGGTCGAGCGGCGCTTCGGGCGGATCGTCAATATCACCTCCGGATCGGTTAAGATGCCGCTGCCCGGTCTCGATCTGTCGAGCGGCGCGCGGCTGGGCCTCACTGGATTCCTCGCGGGGGTCGCACGTCAGGTCGCCTATGCCAATGTCACCATCAACGGCCTCTTGCCGGGTGCGTTCGACACGGCGCGGATCCACACGCTCGATACGAAGCGAGCGGCGGAGACAGGCGACAGGGTCGAAGATGTTGCCGCGCGGCGGATGGAGGCGATACCCGCGAAAAGGCTGGGAAAGCCCGACGAATTCGGCGCCGTCTGTGCGTTCCTATGCTCGGTTCATGCAGGTTACATCACCGGACAGAATATTCTGCTCGACGGCGGCGCGTTTCCCGGCGTGCTCTGA
- a CDS encoding major royal jelly family protein, giving the protein MRKSLWVLGGLGVGLAIAGGFAGRAALARARGPLERLAQFDHQVTGVAVTQDGRRFVNFPRWTDDAPISVAELMPDGSLRPYPDEKWNSWRNAKAAELPVSDYFVCVQSVVPDGHGNLWVLDPGAPGNEKILPGAPKLVKIELASDRVTKVIPVPEDVALQGSYLNDIRFSPDGKLAYITDSGTRGAIIVVDLVGGKSWRTLDGHASTQVDKSVNVIIDGRQLVRPDGRQPMFSADGIALSNDGRILYYQALTGSTLYAIETAKLQQDITEAVRAAAVRNVATTHVADGLWMSKAGVLYLTSPTDYSITRLNKFKVEHVLTDRRLRWPDTFAEDADGRIYVTASHIQDTMWFKPGAPPSVRTALFAFQPDALN; this is encoded by the coding sequence ATGAGGAAGAGCCTGTGGGTCCTGGGCGGACTGGGTGTTGGGCTGGCAATCGCGGGCGGCTTTGCCGGCAGGGCCGCACTGGCGCGGGCGCGTGGTCCGCTGGAACGGTTGGCGCAGTTCGATCATCAGGTCACAGGTGTCGCGGTCACGCAGGACGGCCGCCGCTTCGTCAACTTTCCTCGCTGGACCGATGACGCGCCGATTTCGGTCGCCGAGCTGATGCCCGACGGATCGCTGCGACCATATCCCGATGAGAAATGGAACAGCTGGCGCAATGCCAAGGCGGCGGAGCTGCCCGTCAGCGACTATTTCGTGTGCGTTCAGTCGGTCGTGCCGGATGGCCATGGCAATCTATGGGTCCTCGACCCCGGAGCGCCCGGCAACGAGAAAATCCTGCCGGGGGCGCCGAAGCTGGTGAAGATCGAACTGGCGAGCGATCGCGTCACCAAGGTGATCCCCGTGCCGGAGGATGTTGCCCTCCAGGGTAGCTATTTGAACGATATACGCTTCTCGCCTGACGGGAAGCTTGCCTACATCACAGACAGCGGAACGCGGGGTGCGATCATCGTCGTCGACCTGGTCGGTGGGAAAAGCTGGCGCACGCTCGACGGCCACGCCTCCACGCAGGTCGACAAGAGCGTCAATGTGATCATCGACGGACGGCAATTGGTCCGCCCGGACGGTCGCCAGCCTATGTTCTCGGCGGACGGCATCGCTCTCTCCAACGACGGTAGGATTCTGTATTATCAGGCGCTTACGGGGAGCACTCTCTACGCGATCGAAACCGCCAAGCTCCAGCAGGATATCACCGAAGCCGTTCGCGCCGCAGCGGTCAGGAACGTCGCCACGACCCATGTGGCGGACGGCCTGTGGATGAGCAAGGCCGGGGTGCTCTACCTGACCTCGCCGACGGACTATTCGATCACACGGCTCAACAAGTTCAAGGTCGAACATGTGTTGACCGATCGCCGGCTGCGTTGGCCAGACACCTTCGCCGAGGACGCCGACGGACGCATCTATGTCACCGCCAGTCACATTCAGGATACGATGTGGTTCAAGCCAGGTGCGCCGCCCTCCGTGCGCACCGCCTTGTTCGCCTTCCAGCCCGACGCTTTGAATTGA